A window of Primulina tabacum isolate GXHZ01 chromosome 4, ASM2559414v2, whole genome shotgun sequence contains these coding sequences:
- the LOC142543189 gene encoding uncharacterized protein LOC142543189 isoform X2, translating into MSHSCLCLTSKKMIFLYLFSCYQLNIWIIPLVFFKIRNLWPLQLFCGYNQVFLLPHLGEMWGKENYSQEHQRAGFVDALLSNEKVDSIIKADGANSALHEKIQMPHIVEATTGTDLNGMNRNMLAVSLLLKKEQQRKKEIIKYKVTRILDFD; encoded by the exons ATGTCACACAGCTGCCTTTGCCTCACATCGAAGAAGATGATTTTTCTGTATCTCTTTTCTTGCTACCAACTTAATATCTGGATAATCCCTTTGGTTTTCTTCAAAATCCGAAATCTATGGCCACTTCAATTGTTTTGTGGTTATAACCAGGTTTTCCTACTTCCTCATTTAG GAGAAATGTGGGGAAAAGAAAACTACAGCCAGGAACATCAAAGGGCTGGTTTTGTGGATGCACTGTTAAGTAATGAAAAAGTCGATTCCATCATTAAGGCTGATGGTGCAAATAGTGCTCTTCACGAGAAGATTCAAATGCCACATATTGTTGAAGCTACTACTGGCACTGATCTTAATG GCATGAACAGGAACATGCTTGCTGTAAGCTTGCTTCTTAAGAAGGAACAACAGCGTAAGAAGGAAATAATAAAGTACAAA gtGACAAGAATATTGGATTTTGATTAA
- the LOC142543189 gene encoding uncharacterized protein LOC142543189 isoform X3 — translation MSHSCLCLTSKKMIFLYLFSCYQLNIWIIPLVFFKIRNLWPLQLFCGYNQVFLLPHLGEMWGKENYSQEHQRAGFVDALLSNEKVDSIIKADGANSALHEKIQMPHIVEATTGTDLNGMNRNMLAVSLLLKKEQQRDKNIGF, via the exons ATGTCACACAGCTGCCTTTGCCTCACATCGAAGAAGATGATTTTTCTGTATCTCTTTTCTTGCTACCAACTTAATATCTGGATAATCCCTTTGGTTTTCTTCAAAATCCGAAATCTATGGCCACTTCAATTGTTTTGTGGTTATAACCAGGTTTTCCTACTTCCTCATTTAG GAGAAATGTGGGGAAAAGAAAACTACAGCCAGGAACATCAAAGGGCTGGTTTTGTGGATGCACTGTTAAGTAATGAAAAAGTCGATTCCATCATTAAGGCTGATGGTGCAAATAGTGCTCTTCACGAGAAGATTCAAATGCCACATATTGTTGAAGCTACTACTGGCACTGATCTTAATG GCATGAACAGGAACATGCTTGCTGTAAGCTTGCTTCTTAAGAAGGAACAACAGC gtGACAAGAATATTGGATTTTGA
- the LOC142543189 gene encoding uncharacterized protein LOC142543189 isoform X1 has product MSHSCLCLTSKKMIFLYLFSCYQLNIWIIPLVFFKIRNLWPLQLFCGYNQVFLLPHLGEMWGKENYSQEHQRAGFVDALLSNEKVDSIIKADGANSALHEKIQMPHIVEATTGTDLNGMNRNMLAVSLLLKKEQQRKKEIIKYKVSVLLSKKFVMI; this is encoded by the exons ATGTCACACAGCTGCCTTTGCCTCACATCGAAGAAGATGATTTTTCTGTATCTCTTTTCTTGCTACCAACTTAATATCTGGATAATCCCTTTGGTTTTCTTCAAAATCCGAAATCTATGGCCACTTCAATTGTTTTGTGGTTATAACCAGGTTTTCCTACTTCCTCATTTAG GAGAAATGTGGGGAAAAGAAAACTACAGCCAGGAACATCAAAGGGCTGGTTTTGTGGATGCACTGTTAAGTAATGAAAAAGTCGATTCCATCATTAAGGCTGATGGTGCAAATAGTGCTCTTCACGAGAAGATTCAAATGCCACATATTGTTGAAGCTACTACTGGCACTGATCTTAATG GCATGAACAGGAACATGCTTGCTGTAAGCTTGCTTCTTAAGAAGGAACAACAGCGTAAGAAGGAAATAATAAAGTACAAAGTTAGTGTCTTGCTGTCCAAAAAATTTGTGATGATTTGA